The nucleotide sequence ATCTCGGCATGCCAATGATCGACTCCTTTGATGGCAGCTGCTGTGACGGACTTACGCAAAACGGCCCCAACATTAATTGCGGCGCTGAGGCGACCCTTTCGTATCTTATGACTGAGGCATTGAGCAGACCTAGGTAGCAATCTGAGCGAGTGGGATATTGCGTAGAATCCCTACCCGTACTGAGCGAGCGGGATATTGCGGTACTGATTTCTCCACTCACGATAACAAACAAACAGCCTGTGACCTGCTGTCCCCGCAAGGAACAAGCAGAATCATAGGCTGTTTTAATTTTTCGTCTATTTTACAACACCAATGAATCACTCTTCGCGTAATCGATTAATCGCATCGTTGAAGTCTTCTGGCAGCGTAGCCTTAACATTCTGCTTCTCCCCTGTCCACGGATGATTCCAAATCAACCGCTCCCCGTGCAACGCTTGACGTGAAATAAATCCACGTTTCCCCCCGTACATCCCATCTCCTGCCAGTGGATGATTCAAGGAAGAAAGGTGAACACGAATTTGGTGCGTCCGTCCTGTTTCCAATCTCAGTCGAACGAGCGTATGGTCCCTTAGTCTCTCAACAACTTCAAAGTGGGTAATCGCCGGATCTCCTGTTTCACTCACACGTCGACGCGTCGAGTGGTGGCGATCTTGACCGATTGGCCGATTAATCGTGCCTCGCTCCCCCTCAATCTGACCTTCCGCTAAAGCCAAATAGACACGCTCAATATTTTTTTCTCGCATCGCCTTATCATATTGATAGTGGGCAAACTCATTTTTCGCATAGAGCACTGGTCCTGTTGTATCTTTATCAATCCGATGGATATGGCGAATGCGAACGTCCTGGCCGGACATCTCATAATAAGCCGCAACCGCATGAGCCAGTGTACGACGCTGTCCCTTCTCACTTGGGTGAACCTCGATACCCGCAGGCTTGTACACGACCAATGTGAACTCATCCTCATAAAGGATGTTTAGTTCCATCCAATCTGATGGATAATCTCGGTCTTCCCGAGGGAAGAGATGCACTCTTAAATTCGGACCTTGCACGAGGATGCCTCGCGATTGAAGAAGTTTAGATACTAATTTAGGTGCCAATGGCAAAAATGGCGTGATCCGTGACAATGGTGCACCGACAAGCTGATCAGGGAGCCGAATTTCCATCCATTCACCTTTAATACGCCCCATCTTCAATATAGAGTGTTGGGCTACCTGTCTAGCAGGTCGGGCGACCGCTGGCGGTCTTTGGTCTGTTC is from Candidatus Cohnella colombiensis and encodes:
- a CDS encoding RluA family pseudouridine synthase — translated: MSGAGRNRHNGTGRNGAGRSEAGRNGAGRNGAGRSEAGRNGAGRSEAGRNGAGRSEAGRSEAGRNGKSDRDRRRPDQIGRKEHPAKRTDQRPPAVARPARQVAQHSILKMGRIKGEWMEIRLPDQLVGAPLSRITPFLPLAPKLVSKLLQSRGILVQGPNLRVHLFPREDRDYPSDWMELNILYEDEFTLVVYKPAGIEVHPSEKGQRRTLAHAVAAYYEMSGQDVRIRHIHRIDKDTTGPVLYAKNEFAHYQYDKAMREKNIERVYLALAEGQIEGERGTINRPIGQDRHHSTRRRVSETGDPAITHFEVVERLRDHTLVRLRLETGRTHQIRVHLSSLNHPLAGDGMYGGKRGFISRQALHGERLIWNHPWTGEKQNVKATLPEDFNDAINRLREE